Proteins encoded within one genomic window of Platichthys flesus chromosome 17, fPlaFle2.1, whole genome shotgun sequence:
- the LOC133972806 gene encoding receptor-transporting protein 4-like, with the protein MPVSTEWVPALWRDTFDEMLNDDNELDYGDQWTLNFNYSQSDTVTKEEQKRGWKVYCHKAHGDFKCASCSKIWHSARIVVLFRYRLQNDRGTVIMRPFGQTCRSCGNKQFERPGFPQDEVEMALDRLFSKIRKNCYGEESDDEDDSPRQEKLTKPHESALCEACMAGICSQNKDKKGVLRCAN; encoded by the exons ATGCCGGTATCTACAG AATGGGTTCCAGCCTTATGGCGGGACACTTTTGACGAGATGCTGAATGATGACAATGAGCTGGACTATGGAGACCAATGGACTCTCAACTTTAACTACAGTCAGTCCGACACAGTCACcaaagaggaacagaagagAGGCTGGAAGGTCTACTGCCACAAGGCCCATGGAGA TTTCAAGTGTGCATCCTGCTCCAAGATCTGGCACTCAGCTAGGATAGTGGTGTTGTTTCGTTACCGGCTGCAGAATGATCGGGGGACAGTGATCATGCGACCCTTCGGTCAGACCTGTCGCAGCTGCGGTAACAAGCAGTTTGAGCGACCTGGTTTTCCCCAGGATGAAGTTGAAATGGCTTTAGATAGGCTGTTTTCCAAAATCCGGAAGAATTGCTACGGGGAAGAATcggatgatgaagatgactcACCGAGACAAGAAAAGCTGACCAAACCCCATGAGAGCGCCCTGTGTGAGGCCTGCATGGCGGGCATTTGCTCTCAGAATAAGGACAAGAAGGGTGTTTTGAGGTGTGCGAActaa